Proteins from one Clostridium cellulovorans 743B genomic window:
- a CDS encoding DUF1667 domain-containing protein produces the protein MKEIFTTIVRIKGGNAKVCPVKSTEPVEKELFIELSKAISRVYIGLPVKRGDIICKNILNTGVDIIATKNILE, from the coding sequence ATGAAAGAGATATTTACCACTATTGTGAGAATTAAAGGTGGCAATGCAAAAGTATGCCCTGTTAAATCAACAGAACCTGTAGAAAAGGAACTATTTATAGAGCTTTCAAAGGCAATCAGCAGAGTTTATATAGGTTTGCCAGTCAAACGAGGAGATATAATTTGCAAAAATATATTAAACACTGGCGTTGATATAATCGCAACTAAAAATATATTGGAATAG
- a CDS encoding NAD(P)/FAD-dependent oxidoreductase, with amino-acid sequence MDYDVLILGGGIFGCAIAYELSKYSLNIAVIEKEYDIATDIEIINSTIVFDGTIAKNDIMSTLEQRGNVLIKELAEKFNLSYQPKDMLYLAYCDKEAQKLQKTYEDAVDRGIENIELINSKKVAEVEPNLKKEVINGILSRNTGIIEPYDLALALAEVAFDNGVNFRFNEKVLSIETIAKGSIITTTKNKFKCKMVINTIPQKNYDIEDNLIDEEYKAVRRKINYFLMENEGDKKLSNIMLSISENNQISVAVPNPNSTVGAIIHDDIISMREAKDIIKKQVKGIRNNYISAYYSDTYYSDTIIINDSYVDKGYIKISGKNYSEVTMTPAIAKIISETIRENIKCTLKKDYTDKRRDIFKFRDLSNEERQELIDVDKKYGNIVCYCNKVSEGEIVDAIRRPLGARTVEGVKRRTGAMQGSCKGATCLHKIVNILARELNRDVLEIVKDTKDSNIIVGRMKEFDGI; translated from the coding sequence ATGGATTATGATGTTCTGATTTTAGGTGGTGGCATCTTTGGGTGTGCCATCGCCTATGAATTATCGAAATATAGTTTAAATATAGCAGTAATAGAAAAAGAATATGATATAGCTACAGATATTGAAATAATCAATTCTACTATAGTGTTTGATGGAACTATAGCAAAAAATGATATTATGTCTACTTTAGAACAAAGAGGGAATGTATTGATAAAAGAACTTGCTGAAAAGTTTAATTTATCATATCAGCCCAAGGATATGTTATACTTAGCTTATTGTGATAAAGAAGCTCAAAAGTTGCAAAAAACTTATGAAGATGCTGTTGATAGAGGCATTGAAAATATCGAGCTCATAAACAGTAAAAAGGTAGCAGAGGTAGAACCTAACCTTAAAAAGGAAGTAATAAATGGTATTTTATCTAGAAATACAGGAATAATTGAGCCATATGATTTAGCTCTTGCATTAGCAGAAGTTGCTTTTGATAATGGAGTTAATTTTAGATTTAATGAGAAAGTATTAAGTATAGAAACAATAGCGAAGGGTTCAATAATTACAACTACTAAAAATAAATTTAAGTGCAAGATGGTTATAAATACAATTCCCCAAAAGAATTATGATATAGAAGATAATCTGATTGATGAGGAATATAAAGCTGTAAGACGAAAAATAAATTATTTTCTAATGGAAAATGAGGGTGATAAGAAACTTTCAAATATCATGCTTTCTATTAGTGAGAATAATCAAATATCTGTGGCAGTTCCCAATCCTAATTCCACAGTTGGAGCTATAATACATGATGATATAATTTCTATGAGAGAAGCTAAAGATATCATAAAGAAGCAGGTAAAAGGTATAAGAAATAACTATATTAGTGCATACTATAGTGACACCTATTACAGTGATACTATAATAATAAATGATAGTTATGTTGATAAAGGTTATATTAAGATATCAGGTAAAAATTATTCAGAGGTAACTATGACACCTGCTATTGCAAAAATTATTTCTGAAACTATAAGAGAAAATATAAAGTGCACTCTAAAAAAGGATTATACAGATAAGCGTAGAGATATATTTAAGTTTAGAGATCTTTCTAATGAAGAAAGGCAAGAACTTATTGATGTAGATAAAAAGTATGGTAATATAGTGTGCTATTGTAACAAAGTATCAGAAGGCGAAATAGTAGATGCTATTAGAAGACCTTTAGGAGCTAGAACGGTTGAAGGGGTAAAAAGAAGAACTGGAGCAATGCAAGGAAGTTGTAAAGGGGCAACTTGTCTTCATAAGATAGTTAATATATTAGCCAGAGAACTTAATAGAGACGTCCTAGAGATAGTAAAGGATACAAAGGACTCTAATATTATTGTAGGTAGAATGAAGGAATTTGATGGAATATAG
- a CDS encoding UPF0182 family protein: MAYKNGVLKKFIVPIVVVFFLLVGFFNSIVNLIVNIQWYEEVKYLAIYFTKLKSLAIVTIPLFFVFFILIFLYYKSIRKSFNKSRSAVDTGSNKRNKLVFLVDAVISFFLSISIGNGFWYEILQFVNSTNFNDTDPIFNKDISFYIFKLPLLKGIYQVLLTTLILLIIATVIFYIAVTAYDRLNKTVNNNVINLNKSNIKIISMEIAQFAGKQLASLAALVLLVTSYGYVLKGYEIVYSSAGVVYGASYTDVTITLNFFRAIAIVSFVAAIVVFMSILRKKIKPIAVSVIAIFVLTAIQPLVSTATESIIVKSNQRNLEKKYIGYNIDYTRKAFDINDIKYEEYDVNRNLTAEDINNNRGIIDNIKINSYKPALEFYNQVQSMKYYYDYNDIDIDRYTVDGKFTQVFLGTRELNPASLTQGTNTWEGKHLLYTHGYGVAMSKVNSITESGKPNFIIKDIPMENKSGIKIENPRIYFGEADSNYVIVNTKSGEVDYPEGGENKLNKYDGNGGIKLSFAKKLLYAAYFGSEKILLSNEITADSKIMFNRTITDRINKIAPFLTYDRDPYMVISEGKLYWIIDGYTTSNRYPMSQPYNNINYIRNSVKVVIDAYNGDTNFYISDEKDPLIQTYKKIYPTLFKDLNTLSKDIISHFKYPEDIFDLQSEVLGKYHVTDPDVFFDGSDLWQVSKDDTDVSNNANEAKNTDYQTLKLPKSNKSEMVVINYFNIRNKNNMSSMLVGRMDGENYGDLVAYRFPSNESIYSPALFQKQFKQDAVISKELSLLNTQGSNVNYGDTVIVPMENSLLYIMPLYIRATGENSIPEVKKIVLSNGEKTVMGDNMEVALGLLFGDIKNTEKTDGTEGKNDSNTGNLTLAKQAKDIYNKMIEAQKSGDWSAYGNYQKQLGEIIEQINK; this comes from the coding sequence TTGGCTTATAAAAACGGTGTTTTAAAAAAGTTCATAGTACCTATAGTTGTTGTATTTTTTCTTTTAGTAGGGTTCTTTAATAGTATAGTAAATCTAATAGTAAATATACAATGGTATGAAGAGGTTAAATATTTAGCTATATATTTTACAAAGTTAAAATCATTAGCTATTGTAACCATCCCATTATTCTTTGTGTTTTTCATACTCATATTTTTGTATTATAAAAGTATAAGAAAAAGTTTCAATAAATCTAGGAGTGCTGTAGATACAGGTAGCAATAAAAGAAATAAGTTAGTTTTTCTAGTGGATGCAGTTATATCATTCTTTTTATCAATATCTATAGGAAATGGTTTTTGGTATGAGATATTGCAGTTTGTGAATTCTACTAATTTTAATGATACTGATCCTATTTTTAATAAAGATATAAGCTTTTACATATTTAAATTACCTTTATTAAAAGGAATATATCAAGTATTATTAACGACTTTAATTTTACTTATAATAGCAACAGTAATATTTTATATAGCTGTAACTGCCTATGATAGACTTAATAAAACAGTTAATAACAATGTTATAAATTTAAATAAGAGTAATATTAAGATTATTTCCATGGAAATCGCTCAGTTTGCAGGTAAGCAATTAGCTTCTTTAGCAGCTTTAGTACTTCTAGTTACTTCTTATGGATATGTTCTAAAAGGATATGAAATTGTATATAGTTCTGCAGGTGTTGTTTATGGAGCTAGCTATACTGATGTAACTATAACATTAAACTTTTTTAGGGCAATAGCTATTGTATCATTTGTTGCAGCAATTGTTGTGTTTATGAGTATATTAAGAAAGAAGATAAAACCAATAGCAGTATCAGTAATTGCTATATTTGTGTTAACAGCAATACAACCATTAGTTTCTACTGCTACAGAAAGTATTATAGTTAAATCAAATCAGAGAAACTTAGAAAAGAAATATATTGGATATAACATAGATTATACTAGGAAAGCTTTTGATATTAATGATATTAAGTATGAAGAATATGATGTAAATAGAAATTTAACCGCTGAGGATATTAATAATAATAGAGGTATAATTGATAATATTAAAATCAATTCATATAAACCAGCTTTAGAATTCTATAATCAAGTTCAAAGTATGAAATATTATTATGACTACAATGATATAGATATAGACAGATATACAGTGGATGGGAAGTTTACTCAGGTATTTTTAGGTACTAGAGAATTGAATCCAGCATCATTGACTCAAGGTACAAATACATGGGAAGGAAAGCACCTTTTATATACACATGGTTATGGTGTTGCCATGAGTAAAGTTAACTCTATTACTGAATCAGGAAAACCAAATTTTATAATAAAAGATATTCCAATGGAGAATAAGTCTGGGATAAAAATAGAAAACCCTAGAATATACTTTGGAGAAGCTGATAGCAACTATGTAATAGTAAACACTAAGAGTGGAGAAGTTGATTATCCAGAAGGTGGAGAAAATAAATTAAATAAGTATGATGGTAATGGTGGAATAAAACTAAGTTTTGCTAAGAAGTTACTTTATGCAGCTTATTTTGGAAGTGAGAAAATCTTATTAAGTAATGAAATAACTGCTGATAGTAAGATTATGTTTAATAGGACTATAACAGATAGAATAAACAAAATAGCACCATTTCTAACTTACGATAGGGATCCATATATGGTTATTAGTGAAGGAAAGCTATATTGGATAATTGACGGGTACACTACTAGCAATAGATATCCAATGTCTCAACCATATAACAATATAAATTATATAAGAAATTCTGTAAAGGTAGTAATAGATGCTTATAATGGAGATACAAATTTCTATATCTCAGATGAAAAAGATCCTTTAATTCAAACATATAAAAAGATATATCCAACATTATTTAAGGATTTAAATACGTTATCAAAGGATATAATAAGTCATTTTAAATACCCAGAAGACATTTTTGATTTACAATCTGAGGTTTTAGGAAAGTATCATGTTACAGATCCAGATGTATTCTTTGATGGTAGTGATTTATGGCAAGTGTCAAAGGATGATACAGATGTATCTAATAATGCAAATGAAGCGAAAAATACTGATTACCAAACATTAAAGTTACCAAAGTCTAATAAATCTGAGATGGTAGTTATTAATTACTTCAATATAAGAAATAAGAATAATATGTCATCTATGTTAGTAGGAAGAATGGATGGAGAAAACTATGGAGATCTGGTTGCTTATAGATTCCCAAGTAACGAAAGTATATATAGTCCAGCTTTATTCCAAAAGCAATTTAAACAGGATGCTGTAATCTCTAAGGAACTTTCGCTTCTTAATACGCAAGGATCAAATGTAAATTATGGTGATACTGTAATAGTACCGATGGAAAACTCACTCTTATATATAATGCCTTTATATATAAGAGCCACTGGAGAAAATAGTATACCAGAAGTAAAGAAAATAGTATTATCCAATGGTGAAAAAACTGTAATGGGTGATAACATGGAAGTAGCATTGGGATTATTATTTGGAGATATAAAAAATACTGAAAAAACAGATGGTACAGAAGGTAAGAATGATAGTAATACAGGCAATTTAACCCTAGCTAAACAAGCAAAAGATATATATAACAAGATGATAGAAGCTCAAAAGAGTGGAGATTGGTCTGCTTATGGTAACTATCAAAAACAACTAGGGGAGATAATAGAACAGATAAATAAATAA
- the serS gene encoding serine--tRNA ligase — protein sequence MLDLKRIRSNKDEIKAALSNRGEDFDLTVIDKVVELDESRRAILVEVENKKNQRNTESALVPKLKKAGEDASEVLQRMKSLSDEIKELDDKVRAIDEEIEYIMLRIPNIPNPLVPDGATDEDNLEIKRWGEPRKFENEPKAHWDLGVDLKILDFERAGKVTGSRFTFYRGLGARLERALISYFLDTHVDINGYTEIMPPLMANRNSMKGTGQLPKFEEDAFTIQNNGYFLIPTAEVPVTNYYRDEILVGEELPIKHVAYSACFRSEAGSAGRDTRGLVRQHQFNKVELVKFTKQEQSYEELDKLVKDAESILEGLGLPYRKVRICKGDLGFTAALKYDLEVWMPSYNKYVEISSCSNFEDFQARRANIKYREDAKAKPQFVHTLNGSGLAVGRTFAAILENYQNEDGSVTIPEVLRKYMGGVEVIK from the coding sequence ATGTTAGATCTTAAAAGAATAAGAAGCAATAAAGATGAGATTAAAGCAGCTTTAAGCAACAGAGGTGAAGATTTTGATCTTACTGTTATAGATAAGGTAGTTGAGCTTGATGAGTCAAGAAGAGCAATCTTAGTAGAAGTAGAAAACAAAAAGAACCAAAGAAATACAGAATCAGCATTAGTACCAAAGCTAAAAAAAGCTGGCGAAGATGCTTCTGAAGTGCTTCAAAGAATGAAATCTCTATCAGACGAAATTAAGGAATTAGATGACAAAGTTAGAGCAATAGATGAAGAAATAGAGTACATAATGCTTAGAATTCCAAACATACCTAATCCATTAGTTCCAGATGGGGCAACAGATGAGGATAATCTTGAAATTAAAAGATGGGGAGAACCAAGAAAATTTGAAAATGAGCCAAAAGCGCATTGGGATCTAGGTGTGGATCTAAAAATATTAGATTTTGAAAGAGCTGGGAAGGTTACTGGTTCAAGATTTACTTTTTATAGAGGTCTTGGTGCTAGATTAGAAAGAGCACTAATCAGCTATTTCTTAGATACACATGTTGATATAAATGGGTATACAGAAATTATGCCTCCATTAATGGCTAATAGAAATAGTATGAAAGGTACAGGACAACTTCCTAAGTTTGAAGAAGATGCTTTTACAATACAAAATAACGGATACTTCTTAATTCCTACAGCAGAGGTACCTGTAACTAATTATTATAGAGATGAAATTTTAGTTGGTGAAGAATTACCTATAAAGCATGTAGCTTATTCAGCTTGTTTTAGATCTGAGGCTGGTTCAGCTGGAAGAGATACTAGAGGACTTGTAAGACAGCATCAATTTAATAAAGTTGAACTTGTTAAGTTTACAAAACAAGAACAAAGTTATGAAGAATTAGATAAACTAGTTAAAGACGCAGAAAGTATACTAGAAGGACTTGGATTACCATATAGAAAGGTAAGAATATGCAAGGGTGATTTAGGATTTACAGCGGCTTTAAAATATGATTTGGAAGTATGGATGCCAAGTTATAATAAATATGTAGAGATATCAAGTTGTTCAAATTTTGAAGATTTCCAAGCTAGAAGAGCAAACATAAAATATAGAGAAGATGCAAAAGCTAAACCACAATTTGTTCACACATTAAATGGATCTGGTCTTGCAGTAGGAAGAACTTTTGCTGCTATTCTTGAAAATTATCAAAATGAAGATGGCAGTGTAACAATTCCAGAAGTTTTAAGAAAATACATGGGTGGAGTAGAAGTTATAAAATAG